In Candidatus Tanganyikabacteria bacterium, the following proteins share a genomic window:
- a CDS encoding response regulator, with protein MSRVRILLVEDVEDDAALVLRALQRGGFEVSWHRVDGAPAMRQALAGGGWDAILCDFRLPGFGAMEALDVYRDAGLDIPFIVISGTVGEETAVAVMKKGAHDFVLKESLARLAPALERELRDAEVRCARQQATLQIDHLKQIDTLKDEFLSMVSHELRTPVATIMGFGDILEDELAGPLTEHQRQCLRQMQTATRRLSSLIDDLLDLNRIQAGKFKLDPRPMLVSEVMEEAIAMLEPLADHKAIRLVADLPEGLPVILADEGRISQVVVNLLSNAIKFTPDGGEVRLRSFLDNDRLCCEVADSGIGISDQDLPRLFKRFAQLDVGATRRVKGTGLGLSISKSLVEAHGGEINVESALGRGSCFRFWLPVEAEPALGEPIRESWYLPEAGVQ; from the coding sequence ATGAGCAGGGTCCGGATCCTGCTCGTCGAGGACGTCGAGGACGACGCCGCCCTGGTTTTGCGCGCGCTGCAAAGGGGGGGATTCGAGGTCTCGTGGCACCGCGTGGACGGCGCTCCCGCCATGCGTCAGGCCCTTGCCGGTGGCGGCTGGGACGCCATCCTGTGCGATTTCCGCCTGCCCGGGTTTGGCGCCATGGAGGCCCTGGACGTCTACCGCGACGCCGGACTCGACATCCCGTTCATCGTGATTTCCGGGACCGTCGGCGAGGAGACGGCGGTGGCGGTCATGAAGAAGGGGGCGCACGACTTCGTGCTCAAGGAGAGCCTCGCCCGCCTCGCGCCCGCCCTGGAGCGGGAGTTGCGCGACGCGGAGGTGCGCTGCGCCAGGCAGCAGGCCACGCTGCAAATCGATCACCTCAAGCAGATCGACACGCTCAAGGACGAGTTCCTGAGCATGGTGAGCCACGAGCTGCGGACTCCCGTCGCCACGATCATGGGTTTCGGGGACATCCTGGAAGACGAGCTGGCCGGACCCCTCACGGAACACCAGCGCCAGTGCCTGCGGCAGATGCAGACGGCGACGCGCCGCCTTTCTTCCCTCATCGACGACCTGCTGGATCTCAACCGGATCCAGGCGGGGAAGTTCAAGCTCGACCCGCGCCCGATGCTGGTGAGCGAGGTCATGGAAGAGGCCATCGCCATGCTCGAGCCGCTGGCCGATCACAAGGCGATCCGCCTGGTCGCGGATTTGCCGGAGGGGCTGCCGGTGATCCTCGCTGACGAGGGGCGTATCAGCCAGGTGGTCGTGAACCTCCTGTCCAACGCCATCAAGTTCACGCCAGATGGCGGAGAAGTGAGACTGCGGTCCTTCCTCGACAACGATCGCCTCTGCTGCGAGGTCGCCGACAGCGGGATAGGTATCTCCGACCAGGATCTGCCCAGACTGTTCAAGCGCTTCGCTCAGCTCGACGTCGGGGCGACGCGCCGGGTGAAGGGGACAGGCCTCGGCCTTAGCATTAGCAAGTCGCTCGTGGAAGCGCACGGCGGGGAGATCAACGTGGAGAGCGCACTTGGCCGGGGTAGCTGCTTCCGGTTCTGGCTTCCTGTCGAGGCCGAACCGGCGCTCGGAGAGCCTATCAGGGAGTCCTGGTACTTGCCCGAAGCCGGCGTCCAGTAG
- a CDS encoding response regulator, whose protein sequence is MILLVEDNPDDEELTIRALRKSNLVNEIVVARDGQEALDYLLGEGAYGAAPPELPQVVLLDLKLPKVDGHEVLKRLRAAGRARLIPVVILTSSKEESDLASSYANGANSYLRKPVDFRRFQEAVTQLGLYWLVLNEAPPAVAR, encoded by the coding sequence ATCATCCTGCTGGTTGAAGACAATCCCGACGACGAGGAGTTGACCATCCGGGCCCTGCGGAAGTCGAATCTCGTCAACGAGATCGTCGTGGCGCGCGACGGCCAGGAAGCTCTGGATTACTTGCTGGGCGAGGGAGCGTACGGCGCCGCACCGCCGGAATTGCCGCAGGTAGTCCTGCTCGACCTCAAGCTACCCAAAGTAGATGGCCACGAAGTGCTCAAGCGCTTGCGAGCGGCGGGCCGCGCCCGCCTGATTCCGGTGGTCATTCTGACCTCTTCGAAGGAGGAGAGCGATCTGGCGAGCAGCTACGCAAACGGCGCGAACAGCTACCTCCGGAAGCCCGTGGATTTCCGGAGGTTCCAGGAAGCCGTCACGCAGCTTGGCCTGTACTGGTTGGTGCTGAACGAGGCGCCGCCCGCCGTGGCGCGATGA
- a CDS encoding decarboxylase: VLPPRRAALAPCERVPLRAAVGRICAEAICPYPPGIPVIVPGERVAADAVAFLEAHSPATERISVVAGV, from the coding sequence CGGTGCTGCCGCCGCGCAGGGCCGCGCTGGCGCCCTGCGAGCGCGTTCCGCTGCGGGCGGCCGTAGGCCGGATTTGCGCGGAAGCGATCTGCCCCTATCCGCCGGGCATCCCGGTGATAGTGCCCGGGGAACGCGTGGCGGCCGATGCCGTCGCGTTCCTCGAGGCGCACAGCCCGGCAACCGAGCGGATCTCGGTCGTGGCGGGAGTCTGA